One Tachysurus fulvidraco isolate hzauxx_2018 chromosome 2, HZAU_PFXX_2.0, whole genome shotgun sequence DNA segment encodes these proteins:
- the LOC113641532 gene encoding uncharacterized protein LOC113641532 codes for MYRSMSSEEHFSKKGSLATSASVEVGSVSWASSWISMLSALSKPAWSLLQKYLPGKSQTCSSEAGKSSIDFGHKLITGLDNLMPPDQSPTHLRVAYVHCQHENGRFTPSGDVETLSWLTADTLTELGIQDAVNMNFKAPQTPPVEHRYLASTRKILSRFLESREGKHTEVMQPKLSVSCSSTSATNSWWWQGLWRSDVPQNALKTQPALCQTKTSAGAETKSLHCGKHHSSGHCELGCQRSAVAVDKLEEPSKHSNEAEWACSECAGLSHLKESADHTSLYTVRLEFLPSSDYLPSVHEHSVVEHQVGTRAAAACSEVAVLTPDQDNGYSSLEEESASARQCKMNGIYELLDVDGSTASQAGDPGHGGEEDKSAGNTRCERVENEEEDEDEEKAQNTEPAIVHEALPVQSTTCCQNKAISFIMGSPCSDESDMDNSVRDSDDDDGFDSDVLDSSSDSEDLDDSDDEDEEDSESDELDSESERLLNSLFQTKDPYNPRNFTASIRTSQKLCESASSSCPMGSPVEPDSLLCSTSSSPPSPLEESQKDEESSEEACSSMDEAESLRLWNSFSCSSDPYSPLNFQAAIRTLQPARQRCKKEKPVEPLVYRKEEAEERMDSGFSEAALVQGLGSAGVVRLKKVTFIEEVEEFYASSDEERSSPWEEYARDRCRFQRRVQEVEESISYCLTPSFRLNIFQRRYSSS; via the coding sequence ATGTATAGAAGTATGAGCTCAGAGGAACACTTCTCTAAGAAGGGTTCATTGGCCACCTCTGCTAGTGTTGAGGTGGGGAGCGTTAGCTGGGCTAGCTCCTGGATTAGCATGCTGTCAGCACTGTCCAAGCCTGCATGGTCGCTTCTTCAGAAATATCTGCCTGGAAAATCGCAGACTTGCTCCAGCGAGGCAGGAAAATCCAGCATTGACTTTGGACATAAGCTAATAACAGGACTTGATAACCTTATGCCTCCTGACCAGAGTCCTACTCACCTGCGCGTAGCATATGTTCACTGTCAGCATGAAAACGGCAGGTTTACCCCTTCCGGCGATGTAGAAACTCTGAGCTGGTTGACTGCAGACACTCTGACAGAACTGGGGATTCAGGACGCCGTGAATATGAATTTTAAGGCTCCACAAACACCCCCAGTGGAACACCGGTACCTCGCATCAACAAGGAAAATTCTCAGTAGGTTTCTGGAATCAAGAGAAGGAAAGCACACTGAGGTCATGCAGCCCAAGCTGAGTGTTTCATGTTCAAGCACAAGCGCCACTAACAGCTGGTGGTGGCAGGGACTTTGGAGGTCGGATGTccctcagaatgctctcaaaaCGCAGCCTGCTTTGTGCCAGACTAAAACCTCTGCTGGTGCTGAAACAAAGTCCCTGCATTGTGGAAAACACCACAGTAGTGGTCATTGTGAGCTGGGTTGCCAGAGGTCAGCTGTTGCAGTCGATAAGCTGGAAGAACCATCTAAACACAGCAACGAGGCTGAATGGGCATGTAGCGAATGTGCTGGACTTTCACACCTCAAAGAGTCAGCTGACCATACAAGCCTTTACACAGTCAGGCTGGAATTTCTCCCCAGCTCCGACTACCTTCCATCAGTTCATGAACACAGCGTTGTAGAGCATCAGGTTGGTACCAGAGCTGCTGCCGCCTGCAGTGAGGTGGCAGTTCTGACCCCGGACCAGGACAATGGCTACTCTAGTTTGGAGGAAGAAAGTGCCAGTGCAAGGCAGTGTAAAATGAACGGCATATATGAACTGTTGGACGTGGATGGTTCTACTGCTTCTCAGGCTGGCGATCCTGGGCATGGAGGAGAGGAAGACAAATCTGCAGGGAATACTCGTTGTGAGAGGGTTGAGAAcgaagaggaagatgaggatgaggaaaaAGCGCAGAACACCGAGCCTGCGATTGTACATGAGGCTTTGCCAGTTCAATCCACCACTTGCTGTCAGAACAAAGCGATCTCTTTCATCATGGGCAGCCCATGCAGTGACGAGTCGGACATGGACAACAGTGTTCGGGACAGTGACGACGATGATGGCTTTGACAGCGACGTCTTAGACAGCAGTTCTGACTCGGAGGACCTagatgatagtgatgatgaggatgaagaggatTCAGAATCTGATGAATTGGATTCTGAGAGTGAGAGATTGTTGAATTCATTGTTTCAAACGAAGGACCCCTATAACCCACGCAATTTCACAGCCTCTATCCGGACATCCCAGAAACTCTGTGAATCTGCCTCAAGTTCGTGCCCAATGGGATCCCCAGTAGAGCCTGATTCTCTTTTGTGTTCCACCTCATCATCCCCTCCTTCACCTCTGGAAGAATCCCAGAAAGATGAGGAGTCCAGTGAAGAAGCCTGTTCATCAATGGATGAAGCGGAGAGCCTGAGGCTTTGGAACTCGTTCAGCTGCTCATCAGATCCCTACAGTCCCCTGAACTTTCAGGCGGCAATCAGGACTCTGCAGCCAGCCAGACAGCGTTGTAAGAAAGAGAAACCTGTCGAGCCTCTGGTCTATAGGAAAGAGGAGGCAGAGGAGAGGATGGACAGTGGATTCTCAGAGGCAGCTCTTGTCCAGGGCCTTGGAAGTGCCGGAGTTGTCAGGTTGAAAAAG